In Stenotrophomonas sp. 169, one DNA window encodes the following:
- a CDS encoding M13 family metallopeptidase yields MPNLRPLAISLGVSLAFLVPATDALAAKKKAARAPAVSAQCTDFYDASNATWLKANPVPQSGATTAMGQLVDRSRAQQRELLDAAMNSPQGNVQKLLGDFWASGLDEAAVEADGSNPIAPLLTRINAIKRAKDVPASIAALHQVGIPVAFNFSPDVDLKALDRHIGYFMQGGMGLPDPAFYTRTDADTVAVMGRYRAYVKQILALTGTAADKLDAESQAVIALETELARNAQSLADLNNPFRNYAPISTKDLNGRYKNLQLDAFLKAQGVNDDLVSLSDEALFRALDGMVTRIKPDQWKAYLRWRVGDAMAPYLSKAYRDAEFEFRGRVLRAQTLPAARWEQVLDAINVAAGPMVGREYAAKHLSAEDRRQAAWIIDKLRETQIEAVKRSTWLSAEAKAEAEAKLGAMKIEIGTPRRDLDYSVQPMGRGSFGGNMLIASTWRHREEMKRIGKGNADRRWDVLPQQPSLAYDLAQNRLIVTAAALQGPIFNAQASAADKFGSYGALVGHELTRAIDAKGSLIDAKGELRSWWTPADKTAWTLLGSRVAAQYGAYEFPGVKGAKVNGTLTQEENLADLAGLELAWDAYRAVEANAKPADQQGFFSAWATLWGQQLSPNEAAARLSTDVRAPGKWRTNGPLSNLPAFSASFSCKPGQPMQRTDAEQLRIWR; encoded by the coding sequence ATGCCCAACCTTCGTCCGCTTGCCATTTCCCTGGGCGTCAGCCTGGCCTTCCTGGTTCCCGCTACCGATGCCCTGGCGGCGAAGAAGAAGGCGGCGCGTGCACCGGCCGTCAGCGCCCAGTGCACGGATTTCTACGACGCCAGCAACGCAACGTGGTTGAAGGCCAACCCGGTCCCGCAGAGCGGCGCCACCACGGCCATGGGCCAGTTGGTCGACCGCAGTCGCGCGCAGCAGCGCGAACTGCTGGATGCCGCAATGAACAGCCCGCAGGGCAACGTGCAGAAGCTGCTCGGTGACTTCTGGGCCAGCGGCCTGGACGAAGCTGCGGTTGAAGCCGACGGCTCCAATCCGATCGCCCCGCTGCTGACCCGCATCAACGCGATCAAGCGCGCCAAGGATGTGCCGGCATCGATCGCCGCCCTGCACCAAGTCGGCATCCCGGTGGCCTTCAACTTCAGCCCCGACGTGGACCTGAAGGCGCTCGACCGCCACATCGGTTACTTCATGCAGGGCGGCATGGGCCTGCCGGACCCGGCGTTCTATACCCGCACCGACGCCGATACCGTGGCCGTGATGGGCCGCTACCGCGCCTACGTCAAGCAGATCCTGGCACTGACCGGCACCGCGGCGGACAAGCTGGATGCCGAATCGCAGGCCGTCATCGCGCTGGAGACCGAGCTGGCCCGCAACGCGCAGTCGCTGGCCGACCTCAACAACCCGTTCCGCAACTACGCGCCGATCTCCACCAAGGATCTCAACGGCCGCTACAAGAACCTGCAGCTGGATGCCTTCCTGAAGGCACAGGGTGTCAACGACGATCTGGTGTCGCTGTCCGACGAAGCCCTGTTCCGCGCGCTGGATGGCATGGTCACGCGCATCAAACCGGACCAGTGGAAAGCCTACCTGCGCTGGCGCGTGGGCGATGCGATGGCGCCGTACCTGTCCAAGGCCTACCGCGATGCCGAGTTTGAGTTCCGTGGCCGCGTGCTGCGCGCGCAGACCCTGCCGGCCGCGCGCTGGGAGCAGGTGCTGGATGCGATCAACGTCGCCGCCGGTCCGATGGTCGGTCGCGAGTACGCCGCCAAGCACCTGTCGGCGGAAGATCGCCGCCAGGCCGCCTGGATCATCGACAAGCTGCGCGAAACGCAGATCGAAGCCGTGAAGCGCAGCACCTGGCTGAGCGCCGAGGCGAAGGCCGAAGCAGAGGCCAAGCTGGGCGCGATGAAGATCGAAATCGGCACCCCGCGGCGCGATCTGGATTACAGCGTGCAGCCGATGGGCCGCGGCAGCTTCGGTGGCAACATGCTGATCGCCTCCACCTGGCGCCATCGCGAAGAAATGAAGCGCATCGGCAAGGGCAACGCGGATCGTCGCTGGGACGTCCTGCCGCAGCAGCCGTCGCTGGCCTATGACCTAGCGCAGAACCGCCTGATCGTCACCGCCGCCGCGCTGCAGGGCCCGATCTTCAACGCACAGGCCAGTGCCGCCGACAAGTTCGGCAGCTACGGCGCGTTGGTCGGCCATGAGTTGACCCGTGCGATCGATGCGAAGGGTTCGCTGATCGACGCCAAGGGCGAACTGCGCAGCTGGTGGACGCCGGCCGACAAGACCGCCTGGACCCTGCTGGGCAGCCGCGTGGCCGCGCAGTACGGCGCGTACGAGTTCCCGGGCGTCAAGGGTGCCAAGGTCAACGGCACGCTGACCCAGGAAGAGAACCTGGCCGACCTGGCCGGCCTGGAGCTGGCGTGGGACGCCTACCGCGCCGTCGAAGCCAACGCCAAGCCGGCGGACCAGCAGGGCTTCTTCAGCGCATGGGCCACGCTGTGGGGCCAGCAGTTGTCGCCGAACGAAGCGGCTGCACGCCTGAGCACGGACGTCCGCGCACCGGGCAAGTGGCGCACCAACGGCCCGCTGTCCAACCTGCCGGCCTTCTCGGCCAGCTTCAGCTGCAAGCCGGGCCAGCCGATGCAGCGTACCGACGCCGAACAGCTGCGTATCTGGCGCTGA
- the dcd gene encoding dCTP deaminase has protein sequence MSIKSDRWIRRMSEQHGMIEPFEAGQVKQANGERIVSYGTSSYGYDVRCSREFKVFTNINSTIVDPKHFDPKSFVDVVADECIIPPNSFALARTVEFFRIPRDTLVVCLGKSTYARCGIIVNVTPLEPEWEGHVTLEFSNTTPLPARIYANEGVAQMLFFQADQDDVCETSYKDRGGKYQGQTGVTLPRT, from the coding sequence ATGAGCATCAAGAGTGACCGTTGGATCCGCCGCATGTCCGAGCAGCACGGCATGATCGAGCCGTTCGAAGCCGGGCAGGTCAAGCAGGCCAACGGCGAGCGCATCGTCAGCTACGGCACCTCGAGCTATGGCTACGACGTGCGCTGCTCGCGCGAGTTCAAGGTGTTCACCAACATCAACTCCACCATCGTCGACCCCAAGCACTTCGATCCGAAGAGCTTCGTCGACGTGGTGGCCGATGAGTGCATCATTCCGCCGAACAGCTTCGCGCTCGCACGTACCGTGGAGTTCTTCCGCATTCCACGCGACACGTTGGTCGTCTGCCTGGGCAAGAGCACGTACGCGCGCTGCGGCATCATCGTCAACGTGACCCCGCTGGAGCCGGAGTGGGAAGGGCACGTGACGCTGGAATTCAGCAACACCACGCCGTTGCCCGCACGCATCTACGCCAATGAAGGCGTGGCACAGATGCTGTTCTTCCAGGCCGACCAGGACGATGTCTGCGAGACCTCGTACAAGGATCGCGGCGGCAAGTATCAGGGCCAGACCGGTGTGACGCTGCCGCGCACCTGA
- a CDS encoding M13-type metalloendopeptidase produces MTRTPKIVLLTLAVSAALVGCGKSEAPATEGAASTPAATPEATTYTLDQAKLPAYNAFQPSDLDSTLDACTAFGDYVNSKWLAANEIPADRTSWGAFTILDERSVAAQHQLAEQVAQVKNPNHIEKVVGDLWATGMDEAKINAQGIEPLKADLAAIDALNDKGAIAAYLRDSAAKGENVLFGFGAEADFKNSAVNMAYASQGGLGLPDKTFYTEASKADKLKAYQAHVAKVLELAGVPAADAAKQAQDVVALETRLAKASKSSVELSRDVSLFYHPVTLADADTLTPNFSWTEFFKAQGVAAPEKFSLAIPSFHEEVSKALGDTDPAVWKAYLRFHTVDSASPYLSDAFANENYEFYGKTLNGQKEQKPRWKRVLGTIENGAGEAFGQLYVKVAFSPEAKAKMETLVKNLAAALKERIQGLSWMSAETKAKAIAKWETFTPKIGYPDKWRDWSGLDTGRDSFLGNVRAANAFNYKFNLAKIGQPVDKTEWGMTPQTVNAYYNPLQNEIVFPAAILQPPFFDPNADDALNYGGIGAVIGHEMTHGYDDQGARFGPTGNFEEWWADADKKNFQGLTGKLVKQFDGYKVDGQAVNGSLTLGENIADLGGLATAYDALQKASEGKEDPKIDGFTRDQRFYFNWATVWRTKYTPENAKVRLATDPHAPAQFRAMGAPSNLPTFAAAFQCKAGSPMVRAGDAQVVIW; encoded by the coding sequence GTGACCCGTACTCCCAAGATCGTCCTGCTGACCCTCGCCGTTTCGGCCGCGCTGGTCGGCTGCGGCAAGAGCGAAGCCCCGGCCACGGAAGGCGCCGCCTCCACCCCGGCCGCCACACCCGAAGCCACCACCTACACCCTGGACCAGGCCAAGCTGCCGGCGTACAACGCCTTCCAGCCCAGCGACCTGGACAGCACGCTGGACGCCTGCACGGCCTTCGGCGACTACGTCAACAGCAAGTGGCTGGCCGCCAATGAAATCCCGGCCGACCGCACCAGCTGGGGCGCCTTCACCATCCTCGACGAGCGCTCGGTGGCCGCGCAGCACCAGCTCGCCGAGCAGGTCGCGCAGGTCAAGAACCCGAACCACATCGAAAAGGTGGTTGGTGACCTGTGGGCCACCGGCATGGACGAAGCGAAGATCAATGCCCAGGGCATCGAACCGTTGAAGGCGGACCTTGCTGCCATCGATGCGCTGAACGACAAGGGCGCCATCGCCGCTTACCTGCGCGACAGCGCGGCCAAGGGCGAGAACGTACTGTTCGGTTTCGGCGCCGAAGCGGACTTCAAGAACTCCGCGGTCAACATGGCTTACGCCAGCCAGGGCGGCCTGGGTCTGCCGGACAAGACCTTCTATACCGAAGCCAGCAAGGCCGACAAGCTGAAGGCCTACCAGGCCCACGTGGCCAAGGTGCTCGAGCTGGCCGGCGTGCCGGCGGCCGACGCCGCCAAGCAGGCACAGGACGTGGTCGCGCTGGAAACCCGCCTCGCCAAGGCCTCCAAGTCCAGCGTTGAACTGTCGCGCGATGTCTCGCTGTTCTATCACCCGGTGACCTTGGCGGATGCGGACACGCTGACCCCGAACTTCAGCTGGACCGAGTTCTTCAAGGCGCAGGGCGTGGCCGCGCCGGAGAAGTTCTCGCTGGCCATCCCGAGCTTCCACGAGGAAGTGAGCAAGGCGCTGGGCGATACCGATCCGGCCGTGTGGAAGGCCTACCTGCGCTTCCATACCGTGGACAGCGCCTCGCCGTACCTGAGCGATGCCTTCGCCAACGAGAACTACGAGTTCTACGGCAAGACCCTGAACGGTCAGAAGGAACAGAAGCCGCGCTGGAAGCGCGTGCTCGGCACCATCGAAAACGGTGCGGGCGAAGCGTTCGGCCAGCTGTACGTCAAGGTCGCGTTCTCGCCGGAAGCCAAGGCGAAGATGGAAACGCTGGTGAAGAACCTGGCCGCCGCCCTCAAGGAACGCATCCAGGGCCTGTCCTGGATGAGCGCTGAGACCAAGGCGAAGGCCATTGCCAAGTGGGAGACCTTCACCCCGAAGATCGGTTACCCGGACAAGTGGCGTGACTGGTCGGGCCTGGACACCGGCCGTGACAGCTTCCTCGGCAACGTGCGTGCGGCCAATGCCTTCAACTACAAGTTCAACCTGGCCAAGATCGGCCAGCCGGTGGACAAGACCGAGTGGGGCATGACCCCGCAGACGGTCAACGCCTACTACAACCCGCTGCAGAACGAGATCGTGTTCCCGGCCGCCATCCTGCAGCCGCCGTTCTTCGATCCCAACGCGGACGACGCGCTCAACTACGGCGGCATCGGTGCGGTGATCGGCCACGAAATGACCCACGGCTACGATGACCAGGGCGCGCGCTTCGGCCCGACCGGCAACTTCGAAGAGTGGTGGGCCGACGCCGACAAGAAAAACTTCCAGGGCCTGACCGGCAAGCTGGTCAAGCAGTTCGATGGCTACAAAGTCGACGGCCAGGCCGTCAACGGCAGCCTGACGCTGGGTGAGAACATCGCCGACCTGGGTGGCCTGGCCACCGCTTACGATGCGCTGCAGAAGGCATCGGAAGGCAAGGAAGATCCGAAGATCGATGGCTTCACCCGCGATCAGCGCTTCTACTTCAACTGGGCCACCGTGTGGCGTACCAAGTACACCCCGGAAAACGCCAAGGTCCGTCTGGCGACCGATCCGCACGCACCGGCGCAGTTCCGCGCGATGGGCGCGCCGTCGAACCTGCCGACGTTCGCGGCGGCGTTCCAGTGCAAGGCCGGTTCGCCGATGGTGCGCGCAGGCGATGCACAGGTGGTGATCTGGTAA
- the apbC gene encoding iron-sulfur cluster carrier protein ApbC translates to MNNPPRRPHVSQVQKGLTPHPRIRNVVAVGSGKGGVGKSTTSVNLAVALQQLGARVGLLDADIYGPSVPAMMGLSGRPESPDNKSIEPPRAFGVDTMSIGYLIDDETPMIWRGPMATSAMTQFFNDTLWDDLDVLLIDLPPGTGDIQLTLTQKIPLAGAVIVTTPQDIATLDARKALKMFEKVEVPVLGIVENMAVHTCSNCGHVEHLFGAGGGEKMAAQYAVPLLGSLPLQIDIREQGDAGTPITAAQPDSTAAQAYRVAATRLLEELAKRPRASIPILSSLV, encoded by the coding sequence GTGAACAACCCGCCACGCCGCCCGCACGTCAGCCAGGTCCAGAAAGGGCTGACGCCGCATCCGCGCATCCGCAACGTGGTGGCCGTGGGCTCTGGCAAGGGCGGGGTGGGCAAGAGCACCACGTCGGTCAACCTGGCCGTCGCGCTGCAGCAGTTGGGCGCCCGCGTCGGCCTGCTGGATGCCGACATCTATGGTCCGTCGGTGCCGGCGATGATGGGCCTGTCCGGCCGGCCGGAGAGTCCGGACAACAAGAGCATCGAGCCGCCGCGTGCATTCGGCGTGGACACGATGTCGATCGGCTACCTGATCGACGATGAGACTCCGATGATCTGGCGCGGCCCGATGGCCACCTCGGCGATGACCCAGTTCTTCAACGACACCCTGTGGGACGACCTGGACGTGCTGCTGATCGATCTGCCGCCCGGCACCGGTGACATCCAGCTCACCCTCACCCAGAAGATTCCGCTGGCCGGTGCGGTGATCGTCACCACGCCGCAGGACATCGCCACGCTCGACGCGCGCAAGGCGCTGAAGATGTTCGAGAAGGTCGAAGTCCCGGTGCTGGGTATCGTGGAAAACATGGCCGTGCATACCTGCAGCAACTGTGGTCATGTCGAGCACCTCTTTGGAGCGGGCGGCGGCGAGAAGATGGCCGCGCAGTACGCTGTACCGTTGCTCGGCTCGTTGCCGTTGCAGATCGACATCCGCGAGCAGGGGGATGCCGGCACGCCGATCACCGCCGCGCAGCCTGATTCGACCGCTGCGCAGGCCTACCGCGTCGCCGCGACGCGCCTGCTGGAAGAGCTGGCCAAGCGTCCGCGGGCCTCGATTCCGATCCTGTCCTCGCTGGTCTGA
- a CDS encoding prolyl oligopeptidase family serine peptidase, whose amino-acid sequence MHLTRSLRFCTALSLLAASVSQAMAAPLPVDDFSKIPAIQSVTMSADGKQLVAIISAPGSNNGDTALANWDMDKLDAGPVAITPSGDRMKFVAASALKAGKNLVLSRQELTAQLSGCGEGNSIGSTKTFLTKAYLTDSSQVKFDEAFADNTRKLGISEQTQRCLEIAGSASLVHALPLDPDKVVISQVNQTTLSANYYLFNLRTGQTELLFRGGARSSPGLFNPRNGELLTRVQIEPAGANEYEQQILIKNPASGQFEKHDPLTTKLTDRYTMDIVGIDEASKKLYILTDRFSPQVQARMYDPTTRAFDPEPLAAHPTYPIGGLVLGTRPSNFNQVLGFHVDGPTRETIYVDPQMKALQDGLKQAYPGLDVTITGYNDDLSRVLFTTDSAQSPVSYYVLRDRKNVTTLGSERPWIDGKQIGEQRWVTYTARDGRKIPAIVDLPVGWKEGSTALPTLVHPHGGPWARDYTGWDRSGWVPYFTSRGYAVIRPQYRGSTGFGREHWIAGDREWGQKMQDDNDDAAAWMVQQGIAAKDRVAIFGYSYGGFAAAAATVRSPSPYQCAIAGAPVTDLARLGVSWSENRLQRILQGQTVKGMDPMQNTAKATIPVLLYVGDRDVRTPSFHARSFYNAVQGKVPAKFELIPDMPHSMPWYPSHYQKTLPLMSDFLAKECGPGGL is encoded by the coding sequence ATGCACCTCACCCGATCGCTTCGCTTCTGCACCGCGCTGTCGCTGCTTGCCGCCTCTGTCTCGCAGGCGATGGCCGCCCCCCTGCCGGTCGACGACTTCTCGAAGATCCCGGCCATCCAGTCGGTGACCATGAGCGCCGACGGCAAGCAGCTGGTCGCCATCATCTCCGCCCCGGGCAGCAACAACGGCGACACCGCCCTTGCCAACTGGGACATGGACAAGCTGGATGCCGGTCCGGTGGCGATCACCCCGTCCGGTGACCGCATGAAGTTCGTTGCCGCCAGTGCGTTGAAGGCCGGCAAGAACCTGGTGCTCAGCCGCCAGGAGCTGACCGCGCAGCTGTCCGGCTGCGGCGAAGGCAATTCGATCGGCTCCACCAAGACCTTCCTGACCAAGGCCTACCTGACCGATTCCAGCCAGGTGAAGTTCGACGAAGCGTTCGCCGACAACACGCGCAAACTGGGTATCAGCGAGCAGACCCAGCGCTGCCTTGAGATCGCCGGTTCCGCGTCGCTGGTGCACGCGCTGCCGCTGGACCCGGACAAGGTCGTCATCTCCCAGGTCAACCAGACCACCCTGTCGGCGAACTACTATCTGTTCAACCTGCGCACCGGGCAGACCGAACTTCTGTTCCGCGGCGGCGCGCGTTCCTCGCCGGGCCTGTTCAATCCGCGCAACGGTGAACTGCTGACCCGCGTGCAGATCGAGCCAGCCGGCGCCAACGAGTACGAGCAGCAGATCCTGATCAAGAACCCGGCCTCCGGGCAGTTCGAGAAGCACGATCCGCTGACCACCAAGCTCACCGATCGTTACACGATGGACATCGTCGGCATCGATGAAGCATCGAAGAAGCTCTACATCCTGACCGATCGCTTCTCGCCGCAGGTGCAGGCGCGGATGTACGACCCGACCACCCGCGCCTTCGATCCGGAGCCCCTCGCCGCGCACCCGACCTATCCGATCGGCGGCCTGGTGCTGGGTACGCGCCCGAGCAACTTCAACCAGGTGCTGGGATTCCACGTCGATGGCCCCACCCGTGAAACGATCTACGTCGATCCGCAGATGAAGGCCCTGCAGGACGGGCTGAAGCAGGCTTACCCGGGTCTGGATGTCACCATCACCGGCTACAACGACGATCTGTCACGCGTGCTGTTCACCACCGACAGCGCGCAGTCGCCGGTCAGCTATTACGTGCTGCGCGACCGCAAGAACGTGACCACCCTGGGCAGCGAACGTCCGTGGATCGATGGCAAGCAGATCGGCGAGCAGCGCTGGGTGACTTACACCGCACGGGATGGCCGCAAGATTCCCGCCATCGTCGACCTGCCGGTTGGCTGGAAGGAAGGCAGCACCGCGCTGCCCACTCTGGTGCATCCGCACGGCGGCCCGTGGGCACGCGACTACACCGGCTGGGACCGCTCGGGCTGGGTGCCCTACTTCACCTCGCGTGGCTATGCGGTGATCCGCCCGCAGTACCGCGGCTCCACCGGTTTCGGCCGCGAGCACTGGATTGCCGGTGACCGCGAGTGGGGCCAGAAGATGCAGGACGACAACGACGATGCGGCGGCCTGGATGGTGCAGCAGGGCATTGCCGCCAAGGATCGCGTCGCGATCTTCGGCTATTCCTACGGTGGCTTCGCGGCGGCGGCAGCCACCGTGCGCAGCCCATCGCCCTACCAGTGCGCCATCGCCGGTGCACCGGTGACCGACCTGGCACGACTCGGCGTGTCCTGGAGCGAAAACCGGCTGCAGCGCATCCTGCAGGGGCAGACGGTGAAGGGCATGGACCCGATGCAGAACACCGCCAAGGCCACCATCCCCGTGCTGCTCTACGTGGGTGACCGCGATGTACGCACGCCTTCGTTCCATGCGCGCAGCTTCTACAACGCCGTGCAGGGCAAGGTGCCTGCCAAGTTCGAGCTGATCCCCGACATGCCGCACAGCATGCCGTGGTACCCCAGCCACTATCAGAAGACGTTGCCGCTGATGTCCGACTTCCTCGCCAAGGAGTGCGGTCCGGGCGGTCTGTAA
- a CDS encoding DUF5668 domain-containing protein, whose amino-acid sequence MRFNLVAAILLILVGLFMLATNLGWTNMNFTRLLATWWPVGLVAVGIGMLFGRGK is encoded by the coding sequence ATGCGTTTCAATCTAGTCGCCGCCATCCTGCTGATCCTGGTCGGGCTGTTCATGCTCGCCACCAACCTCGGTTGGACCAACATGAACTTCACCCGCCTGCTTGCCACGTGGTGGCCCGTGGGCCTGGTGGCGGTCGGCATCGGGATGCTGTTCGGCCGCGGCAAGTAA
- a CDS encoding TonB-dependent receptor — MRKANRHLSPSRVPLTLAVLACLTAAPAFAQESNQSNTAKSTAASAEPTTRDLDRVSVTGSLIRRADYETASPVFTIDTEKNAAQGQVNVGEFLQRSAIGAAETQITHQFGGFVVDGGTGVQTFSLRGLGANRTLVLLDGQRPGPAGTRGAVGAFDLNVIPTAVLQRAEIVKDGSSSIYGSDAVAGVVNLITKKNFDRPELTVTSRIPTQGGGEVFAASLANGWNFETGSVVAAVEWYRHNELTRGDRDYLKCGEDLIKDADGNRIDRQDRSINAGTPLANCNNLLHNVIDEYDSPIRYVPSADGSTVGPFAGYRPRANQTYAGGNPVAFYQEPLNFSRWGESHIMNRQERKSAYLATDFGFDSFNWKTQFLYNKRTTDNFQWRQFFPTVEAPGTTNGYAQPVLPFKSQSHTEVDYFYGATKFDGLFKGTESWGWEVNGNYSRSSGKYNTLGIKNSITGDLLTEGAGETPAANYFDPGYLSGAKVDELVDILGVWAPGKTTYDQYSINAVFTGELFDLPAGAVGTAIGFEYRNYKINDQPGVEYKDLWGASTADQTKGEDKVKEAFVEFDVPLLKGITGIESLSANASGRIFEYDSVDGSDSVWKLGLNWQINSAFRVRGTLGTSYRAPGLYELYLGNQTGFQAQTAIDPCIRWGESNNTNLQTNCGAAGIPADYTGAGSSATVFTSGGAGNLTPETSRAKSAGIVFTPSFTDLSIAIDYFDYKVKGQITALGSADIVDGCYTSSTFPNRYCELLVRNPTTGPDANSIREIYAQYLNINQQRTRGWDLTANWEREFGFGTFAVDTQVTYTMEDVAQIFDTAEASGLSDSDQLGYIGRPDVVANLGLSLTRGDWSYNWLTQYIGSTENKDLNNVFTYQGRPNSYRDLTADARLYHTASLSYEQSDWEILVGVSNVFNTKPALISTGAGTRYGNTAAFATQYDLYGRTPYVRLKYKF; from the coding sequence ATGCGCAAAGCCAATCGCCACCTCTCGCCAAGCCGTGTCCCTCTGACCCTCGCTGTGCTGGCCTGCCTCACCGCCGCACCTGCCTTCGCGCAGGAGAGCAATCAGAGCAACACCGCCAAGTCAACGGCCGCCTCCGCTGAGCCGACGACCCGGGATCTGGACAGAGTCTCTGTCACCGGCTCGCTGATCCGCCGTGCGGATTACGAGACCGCCTCCCCCGTGTTCACCATTGACACCGAGAAGAACGCCGCTCAGGGCCAGGTGAACGTTGGCGAATTCCTGCAGCGCTCGGCCATCGGCGCCGCTGAAACGCAGATCACCCACCAGTTCGGCGGCTTCGTCGTCGACGGCGGTACCGGCGTGCAGACGTTCTCGCTGCGCGGCCTGGGCGCGAACCGTACCCTCGTGCTGCTTGACGGCCAGCGTCCCGGCCCGGCCGGCACCCGCGGCGCCGTCGGCGCTTTCGATCTGAACGTGATCCCGACCGCGGTGCTGCAGCGCGCTGAGATCGTGAAGGACGGTTCGTCCTCGATCTACGGCTCCGACGCCGTCGCCGGCGTGGTCAACCTGATCACCAAGAAGAACTTCGATCGTCCGGAACTGACCGTGACCTCGCGCATCCCGACCCAGGGCGGCGGTGAAGTGTTCGCCGCGTCGCTGGCCAATGGCTGGAACTTCGAAACCGGCAGCGTCGTCGCTGCGGTCGAGTGGTACCGCCACAACGAGCTGACCCGCGGTGACCGCGATTACCTCAAGTGCGGCGAAGATCTGATCAAGGATGCCGACGGCAACCGTATCGATCGCCAGGATCGTTCCATCAATGCCGGCACTCCGCTGGCGAACTGCAACAACCTGCTGCACAACGTCATCGACGAATACGATTCGCCGATCCGCTACGTGCCCTCTGCTGATGGCAGCACGGTCGGTCCGTTCGCCGGTTATCGCCCGCGCGCGAACCAGACCTATGCCGGTGGCAACCCGGTTGCGTTCTACCAGGAACCGCTGAACTTCTCGCGTTGGGGCGAGAGCCACATCATGAACCGCCAGGAGCGCAAGTCGGCTTACCTGGCCACTGATTTCGGCTTCGATTCGTTCAACTGGAAGACCCAGTTCCTGTACAACAAGCGCACCACGGACAACTTCCAGTGGCGCCAGTTCTTCCCGACCGTGGAAGCGCCGGGCACCACCAACGGCTATGCCCAGCCGGTGCTGCCGTTCAAGTCGCAGTCCCACACCGAGGTCGACTACTTCTACGGCGCCACCAAGTTCGATGGCCTGTTCAAGGGCACCGAGTCGTGGGGCTGGGAAGTCAACGGCAACTACAGCCGGTCCAGCGGCAAGTACAACACGCTGGGCATCAAGAACTCGATCACCGGTGACCTGCTCACCGAAGGCGCAGGCGAAACGCCGGCCGCCAATTACTTCGATCCGGGCTACCTGAGCGGTGCGAAGGTCGACGAGCTGGTCGACATCCTGGGCGTGTGGGCCCCGGGCAAGACCACCTACGACCAGTACAGCATCAACGCAGTATTCACCGGTGAGCTGTTCGACCTGCCGGCCGGCGCGGTCGGCACGGCCATCGGCTTCGAGTACCGCAACTACAAGATCAACGATCAGCCGGGCGTCGAGTACAAGGATCTGTGGGGCGCGTCCACCGCTGACCAGACCAAGGGCGAAGACAAGGTCAAGGAAGCCTTCGTCGAGTTCGACGTTCCGCTGCTGAAGGGCATCACCGGCATCGAATCGCTGAGCGCCAACGCCTCCGGCCGTATCTTCGAATACGACTCGGTCGATGGCAGCGATTCGGTCTGGAAGCTCGGCCTGAACTGGCAGATCAATTCGGCGTTCCGTGTCCGCGGCACCTTGGGTACGTCGTACCGCGCACCGGGCCTGTATGAGCTGTACCTGGGCAACCAGACCGGCTTCCAGGCACAGACCGCGATCGATCCGTGCATCCGCTGGGGCGAGAGCAACAACACCAACCTGCAGACCAACTGCGGCGCGGCGGGCATCCCGGCGGACTACACCGGTGCAGGCTCCAGCGCCACGGTGTTCACCAGCGGCGGCGCCGGCAACCTGACGCCGGAAACCTCGCGGGCGAAGAGCGCCGGTATCGTCTTCACCCCGTCGTTCACCGACCTGAGCATCGCGATCGATTACTTCGACTACAAGGTCAAGGGTCAGATCACCGCGCTGGGTTCGGCCGACATCGTGGACGGCTGCTATACCTCCAGCACCTTCCCGAACCGTTACTGCGAGCTGCTGGTGCGCAACCCGACCACCGGTCCGGATGCCAACTCGATCCGCGAGATCTACGCCCAGTACCTCAACATCAACCAGCAGCGCACCCGTGGTTGGGACCTGACGGCAAACTGGGAACGTGAGTTCGGTTTCGGCACCTTCGCGGTCGACACCCAGGTCACCTACACGATGGAAGACGTGGCGCAGATCTTCGACACCGCCGAAGCCAGCGGCCTGTCTGATTCGGACCAGCTGGGCTACATCGGCCGGCCGGACGTGGTGGCCAACCTGGGCCTGAGCCTGACCCGTGGCGACTGGAGCTACAACTGGCTGACCCAGTACATCGGCTCGACCGAGAACAAGGACTTGAACAATGTGTTCACCTACCAGGGTCGTCCGAACTCCTACCGCGACCTGACCGCCGACGCACGCCTGTACCACACCGCGTCGCTGAGCTACGAGCAGTCGGATTGGGAAATCCTGGTCGGTGTGTCCAACGTGTTCAACACCAAGCCCGCCCTGATCTCCACCGGTGCCGGTACGCGTTACGGCAACACCGCCGCGTTCGCTACGCAGTACGACCTGTACGGCCGCACCCCGTACGTGCGTCTGAAGTACAAGTTCTGA